A genomic stretch from Lepisosteus oculatus isolate fLepOcu1 chromosome 7, fLepOcu1.hap2, whole genome shotgun sequence includes:
- the pdzrn4 gene encoding PDZ domain-containing RING finger protein 4: MGCNLCTLQKREDHYKLLYEIAQVNGKDLSKATHEEAVEAFRSAKEPIVVQVLRRSPISKSHGNSQEVQLVDVCTQTDITFEHIMALSKLRPSSPPVPDICPFLLSDSCHSLHPMEHEYYEGTEFLSNMPVDGDRADEFEYEEVELCRMNSQEKLGLTLCYRTDDEEDIGIYVSEVGPNSIAAIDGRIREGDRILQINGCDVQNREEAVALLSSEDCRNIVLLVARPDIQLDEGWIDDEHTEFLEELKMEMLEDQHKDIVQYPSNELQEPKKTEEDDGTTDTATTSSNNQEKDSGVGRTDDSVRNDESSEHENLADVQQQASVKDKQEMEQSQDMLGSNDIQCIESFASGEHIDSDCIRAQEEDCDRFRQLLELKCKIRNSGEYDLYYSRSSTIECSLKEQDGVERELRLLNEELRSIELECQNIMQAHKLQKARDQYSGMWSVKDESFHNFNTSMDLQGNKLAEINEHPEKSDKDSSSAYNTAESCRSTPLAMDRSPDHSLQRMVSITNRKNLRSSMTTCQMTSSQGNKGAFLGKAKTSGQNSTTESDEIVPDDKKRSEQERIGLQQIPYLSPCHSSQYRHANIPAHARHYQSYMHLIQQRSAVEYAQSQLSLVSMCKDLQKSSEPKMEWKVKIRSDGTRYITKRPVRDKILKERALKIKEERSGMTTDDDMMSEMKMGKYWSKEERKQHLVRAKEQRRRREFMMRSRLECLKESPQSGSEGKKEINIIELSHKKMMKKRNKKILDNWMTIQELMTHGAKSPEGTKVHNAFLSVTTV; encoded by the exons GTTAATGGAAAAGATCTTTCAAAGGCCACACATGAGGAGGCAGTGGAAGCTTTTCGCAGTGCCAAGGAACCCATTGTAGTTCAAGTTTTACGACGAAGTCCTATCAGCAAGAGCCATGGGAATTCTCAGGAAGTTCAGCTTGTGGATGtatgcacacagacagacatcaCTTTTGAACACATTATGGCTCTCTCCAAGTTAAGACCTTCAAGCCCACCAGTACCTGACATCTGTCCCTTCTTGCTTTCTGACAG CTGCCATTCACTGCATCCAATGGAGCATGAATACTATGAAGGCACAGAATTTCTATCCAATATGCCAGTGGATGGAGACAGGGCAGATGAGTTTGAGTACGAG GAAGTTGAGTTGTGTCGCATGAACAGCCAGGAGAAACTGGGCCTGACCCTCTGCTATCGAACAGATGATGAGGAGGACATTGGGATCTATGTCAGTGAg gTTGGTCCAAACAGCATAGCTGCCATAGATGGTCGTATCAGAGAGGGGGATCGGATTTTACAG ATAAATGGCTGTGATGTGCAGAATCGTGAGGAGGCAGTGGCATTGCTCTCAAGTGAGGACTGCAGAAACATTGTATTGCTGGTTGCCAGGCCAGACATACAG CTGGATGAAGGATGGATTGATGATGAGCATACTGAATTTTTAGAAGAGCTGAAAATGGAGATGTTAGAAGACCAACATAAAGATATAGTGCAATATCCTTCCAATGAATTGCAGGAG CCGAAAAAGACAGAGGAGGATGATGGCACAACAGACACCGCCACCACCTCCTCCAACAATCAGGAGAAGGACAGCGGAGTGGGTCGCACCGATGACAGTGTACGCAATGACGAGAGCTCTGAGCATGAGAACTTAGCAGATGTCCAGCAACAAGCTTCTGTCAAGGACAAACAAGAAATGGAACAGAGCCAGGACATGCTGGGTAGCAATGACATCCAGTGCATTGAGAGCTTTGCGTCTGGTGAGCACATTGACTCAGATTGTATCAGAGCACAAGAAGAAGACTGTGACAGATTCCGCCAGCTCCTGGAACTGAagtgtaaaatcagaaatagtGGTGAGTATGACCTCTACTACAGTCGCAGCAGTACCATCGAATGCAGCCTGAAGGAGCAAGATGGTGTTGAAAGGGAGCTGCGCTTGCTCAATGAAGAACTTAGGAGCATTGAGCTTGAGTGCCAGAATATCATGCAAGCTCACAAACTCCAAAAAGCCAGAGATCAGTATTCTGGAATGTGGTCCGTTAAAGACGAAAGTTTTCACAACTTCAACACCAGCATGGACTTGCAGGGAAATAAGTTGGCTGAAATCAATGAGCATCCTGAGAAATCAGACAAGGACAGCTCCAGCGCCTACAATACTGCTGAAAGCTGCCGTAGCACACCTTTGGCCATGGACCGCTCTCCTGATCATTCCCTGCAAAGAATGGTTAGCATTACCAACAGAAAAAATCTGAGGAGCTCTATGACAACATGCCAAATGACCTCTAGCCAGGGAAACAAAGGAGCATTTCTGGGCAAAGCCAAAACCTCTGGACAGAACAGCACCACTGAGTCAGATGAAATAGTACCTGATGACAAAAAGCGATCTGAGCAAGAGAGGATTGGCCTTCAGCAAATTCCATACTTGTCACCATGCCACAGCTCGCAGTACAGACACGCTAACATACCTGCACATGCCAGGCATTATCAGAGTTATATGCATCTCATTCAGCAGAGATCAGCAGTGGAGTATGCCCAGAGCCAGCTTAGCCTCGTTAGTATGTGCAAAGACTTGCAGAAATCTTCAGAGCCTAAAATGGAGTGGAAGGTGAAAATCCGTAGCGATGGAACAAGGTACATAACTAAGAGGCCAGTGAGAGACAAAATCCTGAAGGAACGTGCCTTAAAAATCAAAGAGGAGCGCAGCGGCATGACTACAGACGATGACATGATGAGCGAGATGAAGATGGGGAAGTACTGGAGCAAGGAGGAGAGGAAGCAGCATCTAGTGAGGGCAAAAGAGCAGCGACGGCGGCGGGAGTTCATGATGCGCAGCAGATTAGAGTGCCTCAAGGAGAGCCCCCAGAGTGGCAGCGAAGggaaaaaagagatcaacattATTGAACTCAGCCACAAAAAGATGATGAAAAAACGAAACAAGAAGATACTGGACAACTGGATGACAATCCAAGAGCTGATGACACATGGGGCCAAGTCACCAGAGGGCACAAAAGTACACAATGCCTTCTTGTCTGTTACTACTGTATAA